The following proteins are co-located in the Halarcobacter sp. genome:
- a CDS encoding YdhR family protein → MITSITKFKLPNPITQAEAKDIFLSTAPNYKDLPGLIRKCYVIFDEGDSVGGIYLWQSRKDAEAVYTESWKEFVREKYGSEPEIIYLETPVIVDNILKEIIS, encoded by the coding sequence ATGATTACATCTATCACTAAATTTAAGTTACCAAATCCTATTACTCAAGCAGAGGCAAAAGATATATTTTTAAGTACTGCACCAAACTATAAAGATTTACCTGGTTTGATTAGAAAATGTTATGTGATCTTCGATGAGGGTGATTCAGTTGGTGGAATTTATCTTTGGCAATCTCGTAAAGATGCCGAAGCAGTTTATACTGAAAGCTGGAAAGAGTTTGTTCGTGAAAAATATGGTTCTGAGCCTGAAATCATTTATCTTGAAACCCCAGTTATAGTTGACAATATATTAAAAGAGATAATTAGTTAA
- a CDS encoding LysE family translocator gives MISFEFLLTSLVVVLIPGTGVLYTIATGLFTGKRASFFAALGCTLGIIPALLASSLGLAAIFHTSAVAFQVVKYIGAAYLLYLAWQMWHSSSALSISEKDSKSNYLNIVIKGFMLNILNPKLSIFFLAFLPQFIPSSTESALNSILLLGSVFMFMTFVVFIVYGFLSGLFSAYILKSEKVSVYIQKFFATSFAALGFKLAFSEKI, from the coding sequence ATGATATCTTTTGAATTTTTACTCACTTCACTAGTTGTAGTTTTGATCCCAGGTACAGGAGTTTTATACACTATTGCTACTGGATTATTTACTGGAAAACGTGCTAGCTTCTTTGCTGCCTTAGGATGTACCTTAGGTATTATTCCTGCTTTACTTGCTAGTAGCTTGGGACTTGCTGCTATTTTTCACACTAGTGCTGTTGCTTTCCAAGTTGTTAAGTATATTGGTGCAGCTTATCTACTATATTTAGCATGGCAAATGTGGCATTCATCATCTGCATTAAGTATCTCTGAAAAAGATTCGAAAAGTAATTACTTAAATATTGTTATTAAAGGGTTTATGTTAAATATTTTAAATCCTAAATTATCTATTTTCTTTTTGGCTTTTCTTCCTCAGTTTATTCCTAGTAGTACTGAAAGTGCATTAAACAGTATACTTTTGCTTGGGAGTGTATTTATGTTTATGACCTTTGTTGTCTTTATTGTATATGGTTTTTTATCAGGTTTGTTTAGTGCGTATATTTTAAAATCTGAAAAAGTTAGTGTTTATATCCAAAAGTTCTTTGCAACAAGTTTCGCGGCACTTGGATTTAAGTTGGCATTTAGTGAAAAGATATAA
- a CDS encoding DCC1-like thiol-disulfide oxidoreductase family protein, which translates to MKIELYYDKECPFCKYYANYIKLKQNHNLILINARDSKKTIDEFTKHGYDINDGFIIRVDDKKLYQGSDAIIYLNKISKKKIYFKNNKFFKNFIYPSAKLLRKIILILIGKNSKI; encoded by the coding sequence ATGAAAATAGAATTATATTATGATAAAGAGTGTCCTTTTTGTAAATATTATGCTAACTATATAAAACTAAAGCAAAATCATAATCTTATTCTTATAAATGCAAGAGATAGTAAAAAAACTATTGATGAGTTTACAAAGCATGGATATGATATAAATGATGGGTTTATTATAAGAGTAGATGATAAAAAACTCTATCAAGGTTCTGATGCTATAATTTACCTAAATAAGATTTCAAAAAAGAAAATCTATTTTAAAAATAACAAGTTTTTTAAAAATTTTATTTATCCTTCTGCAAAACTATTAAGAAAAATAATTCTTATACTTATCGGTAAAAACTCTAAAATTTAG
- a CDS encoding DUF4198 domain-containing protein, translated as MKKIILSAILTTSFVFAHQITAKLDNNVYSAEFWAHGKYDSFDVKQLKGATAYDQNNQEIKTGIDYSKGSQLFMAKKPSMIALSFDAGYWTKTDEGYKNIEPSKYKGIVFNTLKSIKYGKRYFTWSDKFINPIGLSMEVIPLINPLKIKKGEKLPVLVLKDGEALQNAGFETSDYEDLDVKTNKFGIAYIPVKSSGLQIIAAKYYSTEINDPNVNNITIQSSISFEVK; from the coding sequence ATGAAGAAAATAATTTTATCAGCAATACTTACTACTAGTTTTGTTTTTGCACATCAAATAACAGCAAAACTTGACAATAACGTTTATAGTGCCGAATTTTGGGCTCATGGAAAATATGATAGTTTTGATGTAAAACAACTAAAAGGTGCAACTGCATATGACCAAAATAATCAAGAGATAAAAACGGGGATTGATTATTCAAAAGGTTCACAGTTATTTATGGCAAAAAAACCTTCTATGATAGCATTATCATTTGATGCAGGGTATTGGACTAAAACAGATGAAGGATATAAAAATATTGAACCAAGTAAATATAAAGGGATAGTTTTTAATACTCTAAAAAGTATCAAATACGGAAAAAGATATTTCACTTGGAGTGATAAATTTATAAACCCAATAGGTTTAAGTATGGAGGTTATTCCTTTAATAAATCCATTAAAAATAAAAAAAGGTGAAAAATTACCAGTATTAGTTTTAAAAGATGGTGAGGCTTTACAAAATGCAGGTTTTGAAACATCTGATTATGAAGATTTAGATGTAAAAACAAATAAATTTGGTATTGCATATATCCCTGTAAAATCAAGTGGATTACAAATAATAGCAGCAAAATATTATTCAACTGAAATAAATGATCCAAACGTTAATAATATAACTATTCAAAGTAGTATTTCATTTGAGGTAAAATAG
- a CDS encoding carboxypeptidase-like regulatory domain-containing protein, producing the protein MIKKYLFAFLISSISLFAHGIFYDVVEGGVSVHITSANNISISDAKVKVFAPGGNLPYAKGYTDINGNFAFMPDSAGTWHVKVSMSSDHGNHDKEFNIELSDDYKVKDFDKLPIERYLGILSILGIIFGIFGAFSFFQRKNS; encoded by the coding sequence GTGATTAAAAAATATCTTTTTGCTTTTTTAATTTCAAGTATTTCATTATTTGCACATGGCATCTTTTATGATGTAGTAGAGGGAGGGGTAAGTGTACATATCACCTCTGCTAATAATATTAGTATAAGTGATGCAAAAGTGAAAGTTTTCGCTCCTGGTGGAAATTTACCATATGCAAAAGGTTATACAGATATAAATGGTAACTTTGCTTTTATGCCTGATAGTGCAGGGACATGGCATGTAAAAGTTTCAATGTCAAGTGACCATGGAAATCATGACAAAGAGTTTAATATTGAATTATCAGATGATTATAAAGTCAAAGATTTTGATAAACTTCCTATTGAAAGATATCTTGGTATTTTAAGTATATTAGGGATAATCTTTGGTATTTTTGGTGCATTTAGTTTTTTTCAAAGAAAGAATTCTTAA
- a CDS encoding LysE family translocator, with translation MEDLNFWIVYVFTVFVASIIPGPSMILALTHGIKHGSRLSLYTAFGNSIASMIQASIAITGLGIILTTSTTLFMIIKYIGALYLIYLGIKLFKTPFHIKENIQNKKKIKKIKLFKEAFIVASSNPKALVFFTALFPQFINENQNSFLHYFLLVLILGIIAFACMMIYSISANSIKVLFNKTSLTNYFGKIIGSLFVSFGIGLAFSRR, from the coding sequence ATGGAAGATCTAAACTTTTGGATTGTTTATGTTTTTACAGTTTTCGTAGCTTCAATTATCCCTGGTCCTAGTATGATATTGGCATTAACACATGGAATAAAACATGGGAGTAGATTATCTTTATATACAGCTTTTGGTAATAGTATTGCCTCAATGATACAAGCAAGTATTGCAATAACAGGTTTAGGTATTATTCTTACAACCTCTACAACACTATTTATGATAATAAAATATATTGGTGCTTTATATTTAATCTATCTTGGAATAAAATTATTTAAAACTCCATTTCATATAAAAGAAAACATACAAAATAAGAAGAAAATAAAAAAGATAAAACTTTTCAAAGAAGCTTTTATAGTAGCAAGTTCTAATCCTAAAGCATTAGTGTTTTTTACAGCTTTATTCCCTCAGTTTATAAATGAAAATCAAAATAGTTTTTTGCACTATTTTTTATTAGTTTTAATTCTAGGGATTATAGCTTTTGCTTGTATGATGATATACTCTATTAGTGCAAATAGCATAAAAGTTCTGTTTAATAAAACATCATTAACTAACTATTTTGGGAAAATAATTGGAAGTTTATTTGTAAGTTTTGGAATAGGATTAGCCTTTTCAAGAAGATAA
- a CDS encoding pseudouridine synthase yields the protein MDEINTDSKKLLVLNKPKGYVVTRSDELGRKTVYELLPSWVFEDNWMPIGRLDLESKGLLLFTQDGKTGNALTKPGNCIKVYEIWVRGYVNTEHINCAIKGVESKGDILKVLSVEKIGFGGAKTKLRIKIDEGKNRHIRRLFSALKDPKFWTSLKVLNLTRVSIGNFKLDIKSGKWRYLTLEEEQRLMENL from the coding sequence GTGGATGAAATAAATACAGATTCTAAAAAACTCTTAGTTCTAAATAAACCTAAAGGATATGTAGTAACCCGTTCAGATGAACTTGGGAGAAAAACCGTTTATGAACTTTTACCCTCTTGGGTATTTGAAGATAATTGGATGCCTATAGGGCGACTTGATTTAGAATCTAAGGGGCTTTTACTTTTTACACAAGATGGTAAAACTGGAAATGCTTTAACCAAACCGGGAAATTGTATCAAAGTGTATGAGATTTGGGTCAGGGGATATGTAAATACAGAGCATATTAACTGTGCTATAAAAGGTGTAGAGAGTAAGGGAGATATACTAAAAGTTCTTAGTGTTGAAAAAATAGGTTTTGGTGGAGCAAAGACCAAACTAAGAATTAAGATTGATGAAGGAAAGAATCGCCATATAAGAAGACTTTTCTCAGCTTTAAAAGATCCTAAGTTTTGGACTTCTTTAAAGGTATTAAACTTAACAAGAGTAAGTATTGGAAACTTTAAATTAGATATAAAGAGTGGAAAATGGCGTTATTTAACTCTTGAAGAGGAACAACGATTGATGGAAAATTTGTAA
- a CDS encoding N(5)-(carboxyethyl)ornithine synthase produces MPIHPEHLVRIPEYIRKQMVFEEGYGKPFGILDSVIAEQTGGIASRSELFASSGVVILAKPIEEDLKELREGGTLWGYPHCVQQETMTQIAIERKQTLIAFEDMFAWGSNGQKGRHTFYKNNEMAGYCAVLHALQIKGIDGHYGNQRKVIIFSFGAVSRGAIYALKAHGFRDITICIQRPSHEVREEVLDCNYVTIMPGKENESRMVVVEHNGKRRALSELISESDIIINGTLQEPANPINYVIKDEHSCLKPNSLIIDVSCDEGMGFYFAKPTSFKNPIFKVDTIDYYAVDHTPNYFWESATRSISAALIVHLKAVMGGSENWEKDETIRQAINIEKGIVQKPNILKFQKREDTYPYLFI; encoded by the coding sequence ATGCCTATTCATCCCGAGCATTTAGTACGTATTCCAGAATATATTCGTAAACAAATGGTGTTTGAAGAAGGCTATGGAAAACCCTTTGGGATTTTAGATTCTGTTATTGCTGAACAAACCGGTGGTATAGCTTCACGTAGTGAATTATTTGCTTCAAGTGGTGTAGTTATTTTGGCAAAACCTATAGAAGAGGATTTAAAAGAGCTTCGAGAAGGTGGCACTTTGTGGGGTTATCCCCATTGTGTACAACAAGAAACAATGACTCAGATTGCAATTGAACGTAAGCAAACACTTATTGCTTTTGAAGATATGTTTGCTTGGGGATCTAATGGACAAAAAGGTCGTCATACTTTTTATAAAAACAACGAAATGGCGGGGTATTGTGCAGTACTTCATGCTTTGCAAATAAAAGGGATTGATGGACATTATGGAAATCAGCGAAAAGTGATTATTTTTAGTTTTGGTGCTGTTAGTCGTGGAGCTATATATGCTTTAAAAGCCCATGGCTTCAGAGATATTACAATTTGTATTCAACGCCCAAGCCATGAGGTAAGGGAAGAGGTTCTAGATTGTAATTATGTAACAATCATGCCAGGAAAAGAGAATGAATCACGAATGGTAGTAGTTGAACACAATGGCAAAAGAAGAGCCTTGAGTGAACTTATAAGTGAATCAGATATTATTATAAATGGAACATTACAAGAACCTGCTAATCCAATCAATTATGTTATAAAAGATGAACACTCTTGTCTTAAACCTAACTCTTTAATCATTGATGTTAGTTGTGATGAGGGGATGGGTTTTTATTTTGCTAAACCAACTTCTTTTAAAAATCCAATTTTTAAAGTAGATACTATTGATTATTATGCTGTAGATCATACTCCAAATTATTTTTGGGAAAGTGCAACGCGTTCAATCTCAGCAGCTTTAATTGTACATTTAAAAGCAGTGATGGGTGGATCTGAAAATTGGGAAAAAGATGAGACTATTCGACAAGCAATTAATATTGAAAAGGGAATAGTTCAAAAACCAAATATATTAAAATTTCAAAAAAGAGAAGATACATACCCTTATCTTTTCATATAA
- a CDS encoding GGDEF domain-containing protein, whose product MFIVRQNKDGVFISEKINSSLKKIFNLPEEHFEGVSLKEFLDEKTYLEVSNRYKKCINENSPISYEEKYIIDNTGPRYWNTTILPIIDKENDIVRIFGISREITQLKRLNESLENEVKKRTQELESALEKIKEISITDKLTGLYNRHYLDLVLEDIQKIVNRHDIKYGLILLDIDDFKLVNDTYGHNIGDILLKEFSLLLKNSIRETDILGRWGGEEFLIVVSHTSKEAILTLANHIKEKIEKHSFSKVNKITASLGISLVKKNEDVNSFLFRSDTALYKAKRNGKNTIEIEN is encoded by the coding sequence ATGTTTATTGTTAGGCAAAATAAAGATGGAGTATTTATTAGTGAAAAAATAAATTCATCATTAAAAAAAATATTTAACCTACCTGAAGAACACTTTGAAGGTGTATCTTTAAAAGAATTTTTAGATGAAAAAACTTATCTTGAAGTTTCAAATCGTTATAAAAAATGTATTAATGAAAATAGTCCAATTTCATATGAAGAGAAGTATATTATTGATAATACAGGACCGAGATATTGGAATACAACAATTCTACCTATTATTGATAAAGAAAATGATATTGTAAGAATTTTTGGTATTTCAAGAGAAATTACTCAGTTAAAAAGATTAAATGAATCCTTAGAAAATGAAGTAAAAAAAAGAACACAAGAGTTAGAAAGCGCATTAGAAAAAATAAAAGAGATATCTATAACTGATAAATTGACTGGCTTATATAACAGACACTATCTTGATTTAGTTTTGGAAGATATACAAAAAATTGTAAATAGACATGATATAAAATATGGTTTGATTTTATTAGATATTGATGATTTTAAATTAGTAAATGACACTTATGGTCACAATATAGGAGATATTTTATTAAAAGAGTTTTCTTTATTATTAAAAAATTCTATAAGAGAAACAGATATTTTAGGCAGATGGGGTGGTGAAGAGTTTTTAATTGTTGTTTCTCACACTTCAAAAGAGGCGATACTAACTCTAGCAAATCATATAAAAGAGAAAATTGAAAAACATAGTTTTAGTAAGGTTAATAAAATTACAGCTAGTTTAGGTATCTCTTTAGTTAAGAAAAATGAGGATGTAAATTCATTTCTTTTTAGGTCAGATACTGCACTTTACAAAGCAAAAAGAAATGGAAAAAATACGATAGAGATAGAAAACTAA
- a CDS encoding adenylate kinase: MNLMVFGAPGAGKGTQAKFLIEKYDIPQISTGDILRAAIADKTEMGMEAKKFMDEGKLVPDSTIIGIIKDRLAEDDCKKGFILDGFPRTLAQAEALSELMEKMGISLDKVISLNVPDELIVGRITGRRVCSKCGASFHVEFNPSKEENVCDYCGGELIIRKDDNAETVKSRLGAYHEQTAPLIEFYTKMGVMVELDGTKDVSEVTADMFSAIEA; this comes from the coding sequence ATGAATTTAATGGTATTTGGTGCACCAGGTGCAGGAAAAGGTACACAAGCAAAATTTTTAATTGAAAAGTATGATATCCCACAAATCTCTACAGGGGATATTTTAAGAGCTGCAATTGCAGATAAAACTGAGATGGGAATGGAAGCTAAAAAATTTATGGATGAAGGAAAACTTGTTCCTGATTCAACTATTATTGGTATTATCAAAGATAGACTTGCAGAAGATGACTGTAAAAAAGGTTTTATTCTTGACGGTTTTCCAAGAACATTGGCTCAAGCAGAAGCTTTAAGTGAATTAATGGAAAAAATGGGAATATCTTTAGATAAAGTTATCTCTTTAAATGTTCCAGATGAATTAATCGTAGGAAGAATTACAGGTAGAAGAGTATGTTCAAAATGTGGAGCATCTTTCCATGTTGAGTTTAACCCTTCAAAAGAAGAGAATGTATGTGATTACTGTGGTGGTGAGCTTATTATTAGAAAAGATGATAATGCTGAAACTGTAAAAAGTAGACTTGGTGCATATCATGAACAAACAGCTCCATTAATTGAGTTTTATACTAAAATGGGTGTTATGGTAGAACTTGATGGTACAAAAGATGTATCTGAAGTTACAGCAGATATGTTTTCTGCAATTGAAGCTTAA